The window AAGATGCCCCACCAGACCGCGCTGATGAAAAACAGCAGATCGCCCAGGCCGAAAGCCTGCCCTGTCTGCATGTACAGCAGCAGGCTCATGGCGCCAATCGAAGCGAGCATGATGATCAGGCTGATCCAGGTGTGGCGGTCAAAAGCCTGCTGAAACAGCACATAGGCCGCTGCAGCGGTGCACAGCGGAATGCAGCCGTTCAGAAAGATCGCCGCGTGGGCTGCCGGCGCATAATGAAAGGCGCTGTAAGCGCTCAGGCAGTAAATCACCCCGCCCAGCATGGCTAAAATGAACGGCTCCTTTTTCCAGAGGAAAGCCGTATCTTTTTTATAGATGAGAATCGGCATTAAAATGGCAAAGGCCAGCAGGAACCGCAGCGCGGTTAAATCCCATGCGCTGATGCCCCAGCTGGCGCTCAGGCGCGCCGCCAAGGTAAAGCCGCCCCAAATGCACATGGTGATCAGGACATACAGATAGCCTTGCTTTTGCGGCTGCATTTTAAACTTGCTGCTCAGGGCTGGAGAATTAACTGCTGCGCTGGCGGCAGGCCTCATACAGCGCCATGCCGGTGGCCACGCTGACGTTCAGGCTCTGCAGGTTGCCGGCCATCGGAATATAGACTTTCTGATCGCATTGCGCCTGGGTAATTGGGCGCAGGCCAGTATCTTCCGCGCCCATCACTACGCATACCGCAGTGCCGGTAAAATCAAACTGCTGAATCGGCAGCGCCTGCTCATCCAGCATAGTGCCGACCACGCGCACATTAAACTGCTCTTTAATCTGCCCCAAAGTGCGCGCCAAGTTGGTCACCTGAATGAATTTCACTTTTTCCGCGCCGCCGGCGGCTACTTTGCGCGCGGTCGGGGTCAGGCTGGCCGAGCGGTCACGCGGCACAATCACCGCTTCCACACCCATCGCCGCTGCGGTGCGGATGCATGCGCCCAGGTTGTGCGGGTCAGTCACCTGATCCAAAGCCAGCAGCAGAGGCTGCGCCGATGCCTGCAGCAGCTCTTCCAGATCCTTTTCATTCAGCGCCGGATGCGCGCGCACCGCCGCCACAACGCCCTGATGGAACGGCAGGCCGGCCAGCTTTTCCAAAGTATCGCGGCTGGCTTTCTGCACGCTGACGCCGAAAGGCTCCGCCAGCTCAAAAATGCGCTGCAGGCGCTGATCTTCACGCCCCTTCAGCGCAAATAAGGTTAAAACCCGCTCAGGCTCAAGCTCCAGCAATGACTCCACAGAATGAACGCCATAATAATATTCAGGTTTTGCCATGAACGACCTCTAACTTCAATTGACAATTCAAAAGAAAAATCCTGTAAAGCCGGCTTTACAGGATTGATGCTTGGCGCCTAGTTTAACTGATTTGGGCTGAAATTTCCTTGCCTAAGTCAGCTCATGCGCAGGAATAAATCAGCCTTCCAGATGGCAGACATAGTCCAGCACTTCATCGGTTTCAATTTTAAAGCGGCTGTTGCCCGGCACATAGAATGACTGGCCGGCGCGGAACAGTTCGCTTTCTTCGCTGTCGGCGATCTGCACGCGGCACTCGCCGGAAATGATTTCCATGCGTTCAGGAACATGCGTTTCAAAAGTCAGCGCTTGCTCAGTCGGCAAAATCACGCCCAGGGTTTTTTTAGTGCCGTCTGCAAACTGCACCGTATGGCTGATGCACAGGCCGCCGAAATACACATTTGATTTTTTAATGACTGATACATGATCAAACTGAGCTGACATGCGTATTTTCTCCAGATAAAGCATATTTATAATCTTCAGATTGAAGCAGTTTAATTGCGCTGCCGCAACTAATCAATCCATGTTTGCGCCGGATGAATCCGTCCTTGGCATTGTGTCCGCCAGCCCTGCGCTGCGCGTATAGCCGGCAGGCTGATGGCGGTCCGCATCGAGTCTAAAACAACTGCCGCAGCAGCACAATTTTCTTTTTGCATCTCATCGACTAAAGTTGATCAGCGGGCGGGCTGAAGGCGCGCGGCCCTGCTGCGCTCAGGCATTCGGCTGGATTCAGGCCCTGCGCTTTTTTTGCAGCGTAGAGCCGCCTGAAATTGCATGCTGATGCGGAAATTAAGATAGAATTACGCTGTTTACGGTCACCGAACAATAAAAACCGTCTTGTGGCGATAACAAAACTTGTCTATCTTAAACTCAAACTTTTCGCAGCCCGGATGCGTTTATGCTGACACATTTAACTCTGATCAATTTTGCCTTAGCTGAACATTTAGCCATTGATATTGAACAAGGTTTTAACGTTTTAACGGGTGAAACCGGCGCAGGGAAATCCCTGCTGCTGGATGCGCTGTCAGCCTGCCTGGGCGAACGCACCGACACCAATTATGTGCGCTATGGCGCGGATAAGGCCGATGTGACGGCTGCCTTCAGCTATCAGGACGGTTCGCCGGAAGCACTGTGGCTGAAAGCGCAGGAGCTGGATGATGAATCCGGCGAGATCCTGCTGCGCCGGGTGATTTTCGCCACAGGCCGCAGCAAGGCCTGGATTAACGGCCGCCCCAGCAGCCTGGCGGAATTAAAGGAAATCGGCCGGATGCTGGTGCAGCTTTACAGCCAGCACAGCCAGCAGCAGCTGCTGGAGCCGCCTTATCCGAGGCGCTGGCTGGACCGCTACAGCAATTTCCACGCGCCGGCCCAAGCGGTGCGCGACGCCTACGGCGCATGGCAAAAGAACATCCGCCTGCATCAGGCCGCGCTGGATGCGCAGGCAACCCGCAAGCAGCGCATGGAAACCTTAGAACTGCAGCTGGAAGAGCTGGAAGCGCCGGTGCAGGCTGACTATAAGGAAATTGAGCAGGAGTTTGACCGACTCAGCCATCATGAGCACATCATGCAGGACTGCAGCAGCAGCTTAGCGGCTCTGGATGATGCCGAGCAGAATATTAATCAGGAAATTTCCTCCATTTTGCGGCGCCTTGAGGCGCATGCCGGCCGCAGCGGGCAGCTTTCCGAAATTTACGCCTCGATGCTGAACGCGCAAAGCGAACTGGAGGATGCAACCGCCAGCCTGCGCCAGTTCATGGACCGGCAGAGCTTTGACCCGGAGCGCATGGAAGA is drawn from Acinetobacter sp. WCHAc010034 and contains these coding sequences:
- a CDS encoding DMT family transporter; this encodes MQPQKQGYLYVLITMCIWGGFTLAARLSASWGISAWDLTALRFLLAFAILMPILIYKKDTAFLWKKEPFILAMLGGVIYCLSAYSAFHYAPAAHAAIFLNGCIPLCTAAAAYVLFQQAFDRHTWISLIIMLASIGAMSLLLYMQTGQAFGLGDLLFFISAVWWGIFTVLLRQWKLSAWHAMSGVAIWSAVIYVPVYLLFLPKHLSEPAPVHLIAQVLFHGIFVVIIATLTYIEAIKRLGAFKAGSIVTLAPFIAAILAVPLLHEPLSGAMVFGLIGMGIGALQPWRWLMHQDPLQRQIDRQKQQPD
- the rlmB gene encoding 23S rRNA (guanosine(2251)-2'-O)-methyltransferase RlmB; amino-acid sequence: MAKPEYYYGVHSVESLLELEPERVLTLFALKGREDQRLQRIFELAEPFGVSVQKASRDTLEKLAGLPFHQGVVAAVRAHPALNEKDLEELLQASAQPLLLALDQVTDPHNLGACIRTAAAMGVEAVIVPRDRSASLTPTARKVAAGGAEKVKFIQVTNLARTLGQIKEQFNVRVVGTMLDEQALPIQQFDFTGTAVCVVMGAEDTGLRPITQAQCDQKVYIPMAGNLQSLNVSVATGMALYEACRQRSS
- a CDS encoding pyrimidine/purine nucleoside phosphorylase, giving the protein MSAQFDHVSVIKKSNVYFGGLCISHTVQFADGTKKTLGVILPTEQALTFETHVPERMEIISGECRVQIADSEESELFRAGQSFYVPGNSRFKIETDEVLDYVCHLEG
- the recN gene encoding DNA repair protein RecN, with amino-acid sequence MLTHLTLINFALAEHLAIDIEQGFNVLTGETGAGKSLLLDALSACLGERTDTNYVRYGADKADVTAAFSYQDGSPEALWLKAQELDDESGEILLRRVIFATGRSKAWINGRPSSLAELKEIGRMLVQLYSQHSQQQLLEPPYPRRWLDRYSNFHAPAQAVRDAYGAWQKNIRLHQAALDAQATRKQRMETLELQLEELEAPVQADYKEIEQEFDRLSHHEHIMQDCSSSLAALDDAEQNINQEISSILRRLEAHAGRSGQLSEIYASMLNAQSELEDATASLRQFMDRQSFDPERMEELNAQLEVFHRLARKYRTQPESLKEEYEAWQAELQQLQQLEDPETLAEQVEAAHQDFLGKAQHLDQIRREAAAPLARQLTAQVKQLALPEAYFEFKFEALDEASSEGLSFIQLLFSANKGIPAQPLARVASGGELSRIALVMQVMNAEKTDAEILVFDEVDVGISGGTAEMVGRLLASLAQHVQILCITHQAQVAAQSDQHLLVQKQQTDPASSAIIKLQEDGRIQELARMTGGVEIGETTLQHARQLRQLKFQNA